A DNA window from Acidimicrobiia bacterium contains the following coding sequences:
- a CDS encoding VC0807 family protein, with protein MSVDFEIPKLRTLARHAIPNVVEGTIIPVGVFLLTLRLLGVWGAVAAGLLWAYGNILRRVVTQKRVPGILILGALTLTARSVLAASTGSTFIYFLQPTLGTALVAFAFLLSVPLGRPLAQRLAADFCPIPADVLADQRVRRFFLRISLLWAFTQFVNAGITIWLLVSQSVGTYVVAKTLLSMGLTGGAIAVSAFYFHRSMTRHGILRRKCTGAVGPVAA; from the coding sequence ATGTCAGTCGATTTCGAGATACCGAAGCTGCGGACGCTCGCCCGCCACGCCATTCCCAACGTCGTCGAGGGCACGATCATCCCCGTGGGCGTGTTCCTGCTGACGCTGCGTCTCCTCGGCGTGTGGGGCGCCGTCGCCGCCGGGCTCCTCTGGGCCTACGGCAACATCCTGCGACGCGTCGTCACACAGAAGCGCGTGCCCGGGATCCTCATCCTCGGCGCACTCACGCTGACGGCCAGGAGCGTTCTCGCCGCGTCGACAGGCAGCACGTTCATCTACTTCCTCCAACCCACCCTCGGCACCGCCCTCGTGGCGTTCGCGTTCCTCCTGTCCGTCCCGCTGGGGCGGCCGCTCGCACAACGCCTCGCCGCGGACTTCTGTCCCATCCCCGCCGACGTCCTCGCCGACCAGCGGGTCCGACGGTTCTTCCTGCGGATCTCGCTGCTGTGGGCGTTCACGCAGTTCGTCAACGCCGGTATCACGATCTGGCTGCTCGTGAGCCAGTCCGTCGGTACCTACGTGGTCGCCAAGACACTCCTGTCCATGGGCCTCACCGGCGGCGCCATCGCCGTGTCGGCGTTCTACTTCCACCGGTCGATGACCCGCCACGGGATCCTTCGGCGGAAGTGCACGGGTGCCGTCGGGCCCGTGGCGGCGTAG
- a CDS encoding glycoside hydrolase family 15 protein, protein MTRTPDGLPHPGKTGYLPIEDYGIVGDLHTVALVGTDASIDFLSFPHFDSPTIFAALLDSERGGRFGLRPCIEGGAHKQLYLPDSNILLTRFLHRDGVAEVSDFMEVGHHRDDHPHRLVRRAKAVRGDIDFDVVCAPRFDYGRADHTVEIHDDDREVVFASQGEDGLVIRLRSEVPVTVRDGAAVARFTLGTGEHAAFILEKVSPGVESPASEPGFVPRVFVETMNYWRDWIGRCTYRGRWRETVNRSALALKLMVSQTYGSLVAAPTFGLPEELGGGRNWDYRYTWIRDASFTLYSLIRLGYTEEAGRFMEWIEERIDDLEPDGSMQIMYGYDGRKELTEIELPHLEGYRGSAPVRVGNGAYDQLQLDIYGELMDSIYLYNKFGAPISSKLWENCVRIIDWVCENWERADEGIWEVRGGRHHFLFSRLMCWVAVDRGIRMADRRSFPYPFDRWRHVRDAIYRDIFTNFWDDERETFVQTKGGTATDAAYLLMPLVKFISPQDPRWWSTLGAIEEDLVDDSLVFRYRQDHGSSDGLDGDEGTFNLVSFWYAEALARAGDVRRARLVFEKMLGYANHLGLYAEELGPHGEHLGNFPQAFTHLGLISAAYAIDRKLDDAGWM, encoded by the coding sequence GTGACCCGGACCCCCGACGGCCTGCCCCACCCGGGGAAGACGGGCTATCTCCCCATCGAGGACTACGGAATCGTGGGGGATCTCCACACGGTCGCCCTTGTCGGCACCGACGCCTCCATCGACTTCCTGTCGTTCCCGCACTTCGACTCCCCCACGATCTTCGCGGCCCTGCTCGACTCCGAGAGGGGCGGTCGCTTCGGGCTCCGGCCCTGCATCGAGGGGGGCGCCCACAAGCAGCTCTACCTCCCCGACAGCAACATCCTCCTCACGCGCTTCCTCCATCGCGACGGGGTCGCCGAGGTGTCGGACTTCATGGAGGTCGGCCACCACCGTGACGATCATCCGCACCGTCTCGTGCGTCGCGCCAAGGCCGTGCGGGGCGACATCGATTTCGACGTGGTGTGCGCCCCACGTTTCGACTACGGACGGGCCGACCACACCGTCGAGATTCACGACGATGACCGTGAGGTCGTTTTCGCGTCGCAGGGCGAAGACGGCCTCGTCATCCGATTGCGCTCGGAGGTCCCCGTCACGGTTCGGGACGGTGCGGCCGTCGCCCGCTTCACACTCGGGACCGGGGAGCACGCCGCGTTCATCCTCGAGAAGGTCTCGCCGGGAGTCGAGAGCCCGGCCTCCGAGCCCGGGTTCGTGCCCCGCGTGTTCGTGGAGACGATGAACTACTGGCGCGACTGGATCGGGCGGTGCACCTACCGGGGACGCTGGCGTGAGACCGTCAACCGCTCCGCCCTGGCTCTCAAGCTGATGGTCTCGCAGACCTACGGGTCGCTCGTGGCGGCGCCGACCTTCGGACTTCCCGAGGAGCTCGGCGGCGGACGGAACTGGGACTACCGCTACACGTGGATTCGCGACGCGTCCTTCACTCTCTACTCGCTCATCCGGCTCGGCTACACCGAGGAGGCCGGGCGGTTCATGGAGTGGATCGAGGAGCGCATCGACGATCTCGAGCCCGACGGGTCGATGCAGATCATGTATGGCTACGACGGGCGCAAGGAGCTCACCGAGATCGAACTGCCCCACCTCGAGGGCTACCGGGGATCGGCACCGGTGCGGGTCGGCAACGGAGCCTACGACCAGCTCCAGCTCGACATCTACGGCGAGCTCATGGACTCGATCTACCTCTACAACAAGTTCGGTGCCCCCATCTCGTCGAAGCTCTGGGAGAACTGCGTCCGGATCATCGACTGGGTGTGCGAGAACTGGGAGCGCGCCGACGAGGGCATCTGGGAGGTCCGGGGAGGCCGACACCACTTCCTCTTCTCTCGCCTCATGTGCTGGGTGGCGGTCGACCGTGGGATCCGCATGGCAGACCGTCGCTCCTTCCCCTACCCGTTTGACCGGTGGCGGCATGTCCGCGACGCCATCTACCGAGACATCTTCACGAACTTCTGGGACGACGAGCGTGAGACCTTCGTGCAGACCAAGGGAGGAACGGCGACCGACGCCGCCTACCTGCTCATGCCGCTCGTGAAGTTCATCTCACCGCAGGATCCGCGCTGGTGGTCGACGCTCGGGGCCATCGAGGAGGACCTCGTCGACGACTCACTCGTGTTCCGCTACCGCCAGGACCACGGGTCGTCGGACGGCCTCGACGGCGACGAGGGCACCTTCAACCTCGTGTCCTTCTGGTACGCCGAGGCGCTGGCGCGTGCCGGCGACGTGCGCCGGGCGCGTCTCGTGTTCGAGAAGATGCTCGGTTACGCCAACCACCTCGGCCTCTACGCCGAGGAGCTCGGCCCGCACGGCGAGCACCTCGGGAACTTCCCGCAGGCGTTCACGCATCTGGGCCTCATCAGTGCCGCGTACGCCATCGACCGCAAGCTCGACGATGCCGGCTGGATGTAG
- a CDS encoding glycosyltransferase 87 family protein translates to MKTNEQIPSAFLALLVAVHVLAAVVLLRDPGVKTVEYEATSDAGRYHEIADSSGTPYRDFDVEYPPLAIAVTNTLDTGDFGATLDRIVVVQLLADLAIAALLLWQWGRRAAVSYLLVAAPILATVLTKIDLLSVLLAVVAVVLVQRSRDAAGGVAFAGAVFVKLWPLVLTPWLIVTRRWRAAAWAVAGGVVGLAAWVSLGDIDGPRQVATFRGARGWHVESLPGQFVDVVRGGSVVFESGSWRVGAPPSWLGMGLLALALGIVLWVWVRSGDRDDIGLPSVTAVATLMVFATLLSPQFMIWLVPWAAIAGAAGERRVEVLVASAVLLTVVLQALFEAQDSHTGPALVGYGLRNLLLIAVVSVGIVRLRAPVRPGPSVDAEREEA, encoded by the coding sequence GTGAAGACCAACGAGCAGATTCCATCCGCGTTCCTCGCCCTTCTCGTGGCTGTCCACGTGCTCGCGGCGGTTGTTCTTCTGCGGGATCCGGGTGTGAAGACGGTGGAGTACGAGGCGACGTCCGACGCCGGCCGCTACCACGAGATCGCCGACTCCTCCGGGACTCCCTATCGGGACTTCGACGTCGAGTACCCACCACTCGCCATCGCGGTCACCAACACGCTCGACACGGGGGACTTCGGCGCGACCCTCGACCGGATCGTCGTCGTACAGCTCCTCGCCGACCTTGCGATCGCGGCACTCTTGTTGTGGCAGTGGGGCCGTCGCGCCGCTGTGTCCTACCTCCTGGTCGCAGCACCGATTCTCGCCACTGTGCTCACCAAGATCGACCTGCTCAGCGTGCTCCTGGCCGTCGTGGCCGTCGTACTGGTCCAGCGCTCGCGGGACGCCGCCGGAGGTGTGGCGTTCGCGGGCGCTGTGTTCGTGAAGCTCTGGCCGCTGGTGCTCACGCCCTGGTTGATCGTCACACGCCGGTGGCGCGCCGCCGCGTGGGCAGTCGCCGGCGGCGTGGTCGGCCTGGCGGCGTGGGTCTCGCTGGGCGACATCGACGGTCCCCGCCAGGTCGCAACATTCCGGGGCGCCCGGGGATGGCACGTCGAGAGCCTCCCCGGTCAGTTCGTCGACGTCGTCCGGGGCGGGAGTGTCGTGTTCGAGTCGGGTTCGTGGCGAGTCGGTGCACCGCCGTCGTGGCTCGGAATGGGCCTGCTCGCGCTGGCGCTGGGCATCGTGTTGTGGGTCTGGGTCCGGAGTGGCGACCGTGACGACATCGGTCTACCGAGTGTCACGGCCGTGGCGACGCTCATGGTCTTCGCGACGCTGCTCTCCCCACAGTTCATGATCTGGCTCGTTCCGTGGGCGGCCATCGCCGGGGCGGCCGGTGAACGGCGCGTGGAGGTCCTCGTCGCGAGCGCCGTCCTGCTCACCGTTGTGCTCCAGGCACTGTTCGAGGCTCAGGATTCCCACACGGGCCCGGCACTCGTCGGCTACGGCCTCCGGAACCTGCTACTCATCGCAGTCGTGAGCGTCGGGATCGTTCGGCTCCGCGCGCCCGTCCGACCCGGTCCGTCTGTCGACGCCGAGCGCGAAGAAGCCTGA
- a CDS encoding SLOG family protein produces the protein MTEAPETNETTVVHTDGACLGNPGPGGWAWAVEDGPYASGAAARTTNQRMEITATYEALRALPGPVEVVSDSTYVVHCFRDGWWKGWKKRGWKNSKKEPVANRDLWEPLIDLVEDRSDVTFRWVKGHSGDAMNDAADALATDAARQQASRTGDRLTRELVASLEPDRPSRRGTPSGNVGSDGADAPMPGKIESRLEAHGVIVTGHRPPELGGYDPNPVADGVRTRLAEIIRAKAEVDPDVVVVTGLGLGAEQLGAEAAAEVGIPYVAVLPFPDPDAVWPDATKKRFRDLLDKAEETVTRMKQKPRSKQQAGAALGRRDAWVAAHAREAVVVWNGTDHHIGNTVKALEESLDDVWVVTPSDLA, from the coding sequence GTGACCGAGGCTCCGGAGACCAACGAGACGACCGTCGTCCACACCGACGGCGCCTGCCTGGGCAACCCCGGGCCCGGTGGATGGGCATGGGCCGTCGAGGACGGGCCGTACGCCTCCGGTGCGGCGGCCAGGACCACGAACCAGCGCATGGAGATCACGGCCACCTACGAAGCGCTGCGGGCCCTGCCGGGGCCCGTGGAGGTCGTCAGCGACTCGACCTACGTCGTGCACTGCTTCCGCGACGGATGGTGGAAGGGTTGGAAGAAGCGCGGGTGGAAGAACTCGAAGAAGGAACCCGTCGCGAACCGCGACCTGTGGGAGCCGCTCATCGACCTGGTCGAGGATCGATCCGATGTGACGTTCCGGTGGGTCAAGGGCCACTCGGGCGACGCGATGAACGACGCCGCCGACGCCCTCGCCACCGACGCGGCGCGGCAGCAGGCGTCACGCACGGGCGACCGGTTGACCCGTGAGCTCGTGGCGTCGTTGGAGCCCGACAGGCCCAGCCGCCGCGGAACACCCTCCGGGAATGTGGGATCGGACGGTGCGGACGCGCCGATGCCCGGGAAAATCGAGTCCCGCCTCGAGGCGCACGGCGTCATCGTCACGGGCCACCGGCCACCCGAGCTCGGCGGGTACGACCCCAACCCCGTGGCCGACGGTGTCCGCACCCGGCTCGCCGAGATCATCCGGGCGAAGGCCGAGGTCGACCCCGATGTCGTGGTCGTCACGGGCCTCGGCCTGGGCGCCGAGCAGCTCGGTGCCGAGGCGGCGGCCGAGGTCGGGATTCCGTACGTGGCGGTCCTGCCGTTCCCCGACCCCGACGCCGTGTGGCCCGACGCCACGAAGAAGCGTTTCCGGGACCTCCTCGACAAAGCCGAGGAGACCGTGACCCGCATGAAGCAGAAGCCGCGCTCCAAGCAGCAGGCCGGTGCCGCGCTGGGCCGCCGCGACGCCTGGGTCGCGGCGCACGCCCGGGAAGCCGTCGTCGTGTGGAACGGCACCGACCACCACATCGGCAACACGGTGAAAGCCCTGGAGGAGTCCCTCGACGACGTGTGGGTCGTCACTCCGTCCGATCTCGCGTGA
- a CDS encoding aldose 1-epimerase, which produces MPEPRVPAAPDVRIETYDGEGCVTLSVGSTTARFLPSVGMLCTSLRRDGAEYVSLDGGVAAFREGHTTGIPLLHPWANRLSEEVYRAGRIVVDLRGLDIHRDGNGLPMHGTMVGPRHWEITRAGPSGDAAVVGAVFHYDTEPLLAAFPFPHRIGLIAALTGDRLRITTTIEPVGRRGVPVSFGFHPYFALPGVPRDDWVVELPTCTHVGLDPRGIPDGSREHVPAGPVAVKGRGFDDHYELSSQRSLAVAGGGHRLEVRFGSGFPFAQVYAPTERSVIALEPMSATTDALVTGDHPTVAPGSRFRATFTILAS; this is translated from the coding sequence ATGCCGGAGCCCCGTGTGCCCGCAGCGCCCGACGTCCGGATCGAGACCTACGACGGCGAGGGTTGCGTGACGCTCTCGGTCGGCTCCACGACGGCACGGTTCCTCCCGTCGGTCGGGATGCTCTGCACGTCACTTCGCCGGGACGGAGCCGAGTATGTGTCGCTCGACGGGGGAGTGGCGGCGTTCCGGGAGGGGCACACGACGGGGATACCGCTGCTGCACCCGTGGGCCAACCGGCTGAGCGAGGAGGTGTACAGGGCCGGACGGATCGTCGTCGACCTCCGCGGTCTCGACATCCACCGCGACGGCAACGGCCTCCCGATGCACGGCACGATGGTCGGCCCGCGACATTGGGAGATCACACGGGCGGGGCCGTCGGGCGATGCGGCCGTCGTGGGTGCCGTCTTCCACTACGACACCGAGCCGCTCCTGGCTGCGTTTCCCTTCCCGCACCGCATCGGTCTCATCGCGGCACTCACGGGGGACCGGCTCCGGATCACCACGACCATCGAGCCCGTCGGGCGCCGGGGTGTGCCCGTCTCGTTCGGGTTCCACCCGTACTTCGCACTCCCGGGCGTTCCCCGCGACGACTGGGTCGTGGAGTTGCCGACGTGCACCCACGTCGGACTCGACCCACGGGGTATTCCCGACGGATCCCGGGAGCACGTTCCCGCCGGCCCCGTCGCCGTGAAGGGTCGGGGCTTCGACGACCACTACGAACTCTCGTCGCAGCGCTCACTGGCCGTGGCCGGTGGCGGACACCGACTCGAGGTCCGGTTCGGGTCGGGCTTCCCGTTCGCCCAGGTCTACGCACCCACCGAGCGGTCGGTCATCGCCCTCGAGCCCATGTCGGCCACGACCGACGCCCTGGTCACGGGTGACCATCCCACGGTTGCGCCCGGCAGCCGCTTCCGGGCCACCTTCACGATCCTCGCGTCGTAG
- a CDS encoding thioredoxin family protein yields MVRTDSTMVALGSPAPGFRLPDPSGSEFGLDDFADAPALLVMFLCNHCPFVQHVRRELALLTQRWSERGVAVVAINSNDVGAQPDDSPEKMAAEARTVGYTFPYLFDETQEVARAFGAACTPDFFLYDADRRLVYRGQLDDSRPDNGVPVTGEDLDAAIDAVLTGSEVPEPQKPSLGCNIKWRPGNEPPWFG; encoded by the coding sequence ATGGTGCGCACCGATTCGACGATGGTGGCGCTGGGCTCGCCGGCCCCCGGTTTTCGGCTTCCCGATCCGTCCGGCAGCGAGTTCGGCCTCGACGACTTCGCCGACGCACCGGCTCTGCTCGTGATGTTCCTGTGCAACCACTGCCCGTTCGTGCAGCACGTGAGGCGGGAGTTGGCGCTGCTGACGCAGCGCTGGAGCGAGCGGGGCGTGGCCGTCGTGGCCATCAACAGCAACGACGTCGGGGCCCAGCCCGACGACTCGCCCGAGAAGATGGCCGCCGAGGCGCGCACCGTCGGCTACACGTTCCCGTACCTCTTCGACGAGACCCAGGAGGTCGCCAGGGCTTTCGGGGCCGCCTGTACGCCCGACTTCTTCCTCTACGACGCCGACCGCAGGCTGGTCTACCGGGGCCAGCTCGACGACAGCCGACCCGACAACGGCGTGCCGGTGACCGGTGAGGACCTCGACGCCGCCATCGACGCCGTGCTCACCGGTTCGGAGGTCCCGGAACCGCAGAAACCCAGCCTGGGCTGCAACATCAAGTGGAGGCCCGGCAACGAGCCCCCCTGGTTCGGTTGA
- a CDS encoding potassium channel family protein: MPVSWGRTRVTPLLRPADSYGVVLGLLVMTFVLSMSTGADWMRTIAAVLTLATIVTALLTSRVERRVMILVIILGACAVGFQVAAHIADVPELRGVGSLINTAMLAIIPLVILGRVWRHTTVTGETILGLLCVYVGLGSVFALLFLGVDGVTQTSFFNQVSDPTTGDFYYFSFVTLTTLGFGDLTPAEGFGQSLTVLEALIGQVFLVTIVARGVSLLGGTTSVGGRSTSE, encoded by the coding sequence GTGCCAGTGAGTTGGGGACGCACGCGTGTGACGCCGCTGCTCCGACCAGCTGACAGCTATGGCGTCGTGCTCGGGCTCCTGGTCATGACCTTCGTGCTGTCGATGAGCACCGGTGCCGACTGGATGCGCACGATCGCCGCGGTTCTGACGCTCGCTACGATCGTGACCGCCCTGCTGACGTCGCGTGTCGAGCGCCGGGTGATGATCCTCGTCATCATCCTGGGCGCGTGTGCGGTTGGCTTTCAGGTCGCAGCCCACATCGCTGATGTTCCCGAGCTTCGTGGCGTCGGTTCATTGATCAACACCGCCATGCTGGCGATCATTCCACTGGTGATTCTCGGGCGAGTGTGGAGACACACAACCGTCACGGGAGAGACGATCCTCGGCCTCCTCTGCGTGTACGTGGGTCTCGGCAGCGTCTTCGCACTTCTTTTTCTGGGCGTTGACGGCGTCACCCAGACGAGCTTCTTCAACCAGGTCAGCGACCCGACGACGGGGGACTTCTACTACTTCAGCTTCGTGACGCTCACGACGCTCGGTTTCGGCGACTTGACGCCGGCAGAGGGCTTTGGGCAGTCGCTCACGGTCCTCGAGGCGCTCATCGGCCAGGTCTTCCTTGTCACGATCGTCGCCCGGGGCGTGTCGTTACTCGGGGGTACGACCAGTGTCGGAGGACGGAGCACCTCCGAGTGA
- a CDS encoding HdeD family acid-resistance protein, which produces MADVEIYGMEGDDEAAAAVGRHWWVFALTGLGVLIFGILVLALPRTLLVIAVVVGLGMIFFGILEVVHGFVMRSLPMWWLYSLRGAVSTVFGIVLVAWPDRTAEVIAVLVGIYLILAGLFQFLMVLAVPDADDRGLYILLAIIAVILGIFVLRDPDRSLRIVALIVGAWFVFFGMLEIVSAFGIRALGRESSDSSPDGT; this is translated from the coding sequence ATGGCCGACGTCGAGATCTACGGGATGGAAGGTGACGACGAGGCCGCCGCAGCGGTCGGGCGCCACTGGTGGGTCTTCGCGCTGACCGGGCTCGGGGTCCTGATCTTCGGCATCCTCGTCCTGGCGCTGCCCCGCACCCTCCTGGTCATCGCGGTCGTCGTCGGTCTCGGGATGATCTTCTTCGGCATCCTCGAGGTCGTCCACGGTTTCGTGATGCGGAGCCTGCCGATGTGGTGGCTCTACTCCCTCAGAGGTGCAGTGAGCACCGTCTTCGGCATCGTTCTGGTCGCGTGGCCCGACCGGACGGCGGAGGTCATCGCCGTCCTCGTGGGGATCTACCTGATCCTGGCGGGGCTGTTCCAGTTCCTCATGGTGCTCGCCGTCCCCGACGCCGACGACCGCGGGCTCTACATCCTCCTCGCCATCATCGCCGTCATCCTCGGCATCTTCGTGCTGCGCGATCCCGACCGCTCACTGCGGATCGTCGCCCTGATCGTCGGAGCGTGGTTCGTGTTCTTCGGGATGCTCGAGATCGTGTCGGCGTTCGGCATCAGGGCGCTGGGCAGGGAGTCGAGCGACTCCTCACCCGACGGCACCTGA
- a CDS encoding chloride channel protein codes for MRRGDQLRDIGRQYRQSVILAAAVGAVTGLGVVLYDEIVVELMLEAVYDAPLWVAAFMPLVGLLVAAVLIQWVGGQSTETTDAYIRNYHDPTRDLDQRPLLGRLAASIATIGSGGAMGLEGPSVYIGAGIGSEIQKRFARIFSFDHPKVLMVAGAAAGVAAIFKTPATGAIFALEVPYQGDLARRMLLPALVAAASGYLVFVGFEGTGRLLPVLGAPAFDLRDVGGAIVLGVGAGLLARVFAMLMREAKALAQRTHPYVRALGGGIALAAIFAACRFLTGDSLTLGPGFNAVEWAIEDSSRGVAIVLGVFALRTIATSATVAGGGAGGLFVPLVVAGALFGRAVGGIVGAVDTTLFTVIGVAAFLGAGYRVPLAAVMFVAESTGRAGFVVPGVIAAVAAELVMGRSSVTKYQVWAANEPVEPEHASPPDTEGASDDPDDVDADEPDDTDGSGSDRDT; via the coding sequence GTGAGAAGAGGCGACCAGCTCCGCGACATCGGGCGTCAGTACCGCCAGTCGGTGATCCTGGCGGCCGCTGTGGGTGCCGTCACGGGCCTCGGAGTCGTCCTCTACGACGAGATCGTCGTCGAACTGATGCTCGAGGCCGTCTACGACGCCCCACTGTGGGTTGCTGCCTTCATGCCGCTCGTCGGCCTGCTCGTCGCCGCCGTGCTCATCCAGTGGGTCGGTGGTCAGTCGACCGAGACCACCGACGCGTACATCCGCAACTACCACGACCCGACACGTGACCTCGACCAACGGCCACTCCTCGGGCGACTGGCTGCATCGATCGCGACCATCGGGTCGGGAGGGGCCATGGGCCTCGAGGGGCCGTCCGTCTACATCGGCGCGGGGATCGGCAGTGAGATCCAGAAGCGGTTCGCGCGGATCTTCAGTTTCGATCATCCCAAGGTGCTCATGGTCGCCGGTGCGGCAGCGGGGGTCGCGGCGATCTTCAAGACCCCGGCCACGGGCGCGATCTTCGCCCTCGAGGTTCCCTACCAGGGAGACCTCGCCCGGCGGATGCTGCTGCCGGCGCTCGTCGCCGCTGCATCCGGCTATCTGGTGTTCGTGGGCTTCGAGGGAACCGGGCGCCTCCTCCCCGTGCTGGGCGCTCCGGCGTTCGACCTCCGTGACGTCGGAGGAGCCATCGTTCTCGGCGTCGGCGCTGGTCTGCTCGCCCGGGTCTTCGCCATGTTGATGCGTGAGGCCAAGGCCCTCGCCCAACGCACCCATCCGTACGTTCGTGCCCTGGGTGGGGGGATCGCACTCGCCGCGATCTTCGCAGCCTGTCGGTTCCTGACCGGTGACAGCCTCACACTCGGACCGGGTTTCAACGCCGTGGAGTGGGCCATCGAGGACTCCAGCCGCGGTGTGGCCATTGTCCTGGGTGTGTTCGCGCTCCGGACGATCGCGACGTCGGCCACCGTCGCGGGGGGTGGGGCGGGAGGCCTCTTCGTGCCCCTCGTGGTGGCAGGGGCCCTCTTCGGACGTGCCGTGGGAGGGATCGTCGGGGCCGTCGACACGACGTTGTTCACCGTGATCGGTGTGGCGGCGTTCCTCGGTGCCGGCTACCGCGTTCCCCTCGCCGCGGTGATGTTCGTGGCCGAGTCGACGGGCCGTGCGGGGTTCGTCGTCCCCGGGGTGATCGCTGCCGTGGCGGCCGAGCTCGTGATGGGCCGATCGTCGGTGACCAAGTACCAGGTGTGGGCGGCGAACGAACCCGTCGAACCCGAGCACGCCTCCCCACCCGACACGGAAGGCGCGAGCGACGACCCGGACGATGTCGACGCGGACGAACCCGACGACACCGACGGTTCCGGGTCGGATCGCGACACGTAG
- a CDS encoding metalloregulator ArsR/SmtB family transcription factor, translating to MSPSPGLCCAPIADAPLSEEEAAALSSALRALADPVRLRLLSLIAAHPGGEVCACELVDAVGRSQPTVSHHLKVLHEAGLLDRERRGTWIHYRIAPTRLAEVQRALSPTGSTEAKTA from the coding sequence ATGTCACCGTCCCCCGGCCTCTGCTGTGCCCCGATCGCGGACGCCCCCCTGAGCGAGGAGGAGGCCGCCGCGCTGTCGTCGGCTCTCCGGGCGCTCGCCGACCCCGTGCGACTGCGCCTCCTGAGCCTCATCGCGGCGCACCCGGGTGGCGAGGTGTGCGCCTGTGAGCTCGTCGACGCCGTCGGGCGCTCCCAGCCCACGGTGAGCCACCACCTGAAGGTCCTCCACGAGGCGGGGCTGCTGGACCGCGAACGCCGTGGCACGTGGATCCACTACCGGATCGCACCGACGCGGCTCGCAGAGGTGCAGCGGGCACTCTCCCCCACCGGCTCGACGGAGGCGAAGACCGCCTGA
- a CDS encoding ArsI/CadI family heavy metal resistance metalloenzyme — MARLQLALNVSDLDEAVDFYRRLFGTDPTKRRDGYANFAVADPPLKLVLFEGSGEPGTLNHLGVEMPTTAEVTTATRRIGEAGLEPGDVSRDVCCHAEQDKAWVTGPDDAAWELYTVVDDDPTSDSAGGACCSGPVAGPDVTAAR, encoded by the coding sequence ATGGCCCGGCTCCAACTCGCTCTCAACGTGTCCGACCTCGACGAGGCCGTCGACTTCTACCGTCGGCTCTTCGGAACAGATCCGACCAAGCGCCGCGACGGCTACGCCAATTTCGCGGTCGCCGACCCGCCGCTCAAGCTGGTGCTGTTCGAGGGCTCGGGTGAACCCGGAACCCTGAACCACCTGGGCGTGGAGATGCCGACGACGGCCGAGGTGACCACCGCCACGCGGCGAATCGGCGAGGCGGGCCTCGAGCCCGGCGACGTGTCGCGCGATGTCTGCTGCCACGCCGAGCAGGACAAGGCGTGGGTGACGGGTCCGGACGACGCAGCCTGGGAGCTCTACACGGTCGTGGACGACGATCCGACGTCGGACTCCGCAGGCGGCGCCTGTTGCAGCGGGCCCGTCGCGGGCCCCGACGTCACCGCGGCGCGGTGA